One stretch of Chthoniobacterales bacterium DNA includes these proteins:
- a CDS encoding Maf family protein produces MRPRFVLASGSPRRKQLLSEAGYQFEIISPPGEEVAHDWLTIREVTMWNASRKAARTSEISPDAVVLAADTLVTIDHTVLGKPADVDDAVRILQRLSGRAHEVWTAVQINHAARAKSQCFHEMSRVHFRNLDEAAIRKYLAKIDPLDKAGAYAAQGFGTEIIERIEGSYSNVVGLPMEKTTRALAAFGVTPAR; encoded by the coding sequence GTGCGGCCGCGTTTTGTTCTCGCCTCCGGGTCGCCGCGCCGGAAACAACTTCTGAGCGAGGCCGGTTATCAGTTTGAAATCATTTCGCCGCCGGGAGAGGAAGTCGCGCACGATTGGCTGACGATTCGTGAAGTGACAATGTGGAACGCCAGCCGCAAAGCGGCGCGCACGTCCGAGATCTCACCCGACGCCGTAGTCCTGGCCGCCGACACCCTGGTCACGATCGACCATACGGTTCTCGGCAAACCGGCCGATGTCGATGACGCGGTCAGGATTTTGCAGCGCTTGAGTGGGCGGGCCCACGAAGTTTGGACGGCGGTGCAAATCAACCATGCGGCCCGGGCCAAATCACAATGCTTTCACGAAATGTCCCGGGTGCATTTTCGCAATCTCGACGAGGCCGCCATTCGAAAATACTTGGCGAAAATCGATCCGCTCGACAAGGCCGGCGCCTACGCGGCGCAGGGATTTGGCACTGAAATCATCGAGCGGATCGAGGGTTCCTACAGCAACGTTGTCGGCCTGCCGATGGAAAAGACGACGCGCGCTCTCGCCGCGTTTGGGGTTACGCCGGCCCGCTAG
- a CDS encoding ABC transporter ATP-binding protein — MNDGMIECEGLTKRFGNFTAVDHVSFSVARGSIFGFLGPNGSGKSTVIRMLCGILEPTEGTARIGGHDILREGEATKEMIGYMSQKFSLYDELTVNENLIFSGKLYSLPDRELKRRRDDLIAITHLEPYLGRRAALLSGGWRQRLAMACALMHHPTVLFLDEPTAGIDPVARRELWDLLFEFAGQGMTLFVTTHYMDEAERCSHVGYIYNSRLIVCGEPDDLKKLPEVSPPGTRRLDVTCDHVTVALRAMRGVKGVLNATVFGQSMHLLVDETVRRQEIDDKLRSVGIASSEIHEIGPSLEDVFVTLTAKHAGENHQEKAA, encoded by the coding sequence ATGAACGACGGGATGATCGAATGCGAGGGGCTGACCAAGCGCTTCGGGAATTTCACCGCGGTCGACCACGTCAGTTTCTCTGTTGCCCGCGGCTCGATCTTCGGCTTTCTCGGCCCAAACGGCTCGGGTAAATCCACCGTCATTCGGATGCTCTGCGGCATCCTGGAGCCAACGGAAGGCACCGCGCGCATTGGGGGACACGACATTCTCCGCGAAGGGGAGGCGACCAAGGAAATGATCGGCTACATGTCGCAAAAGTTCTCGCTCTACGATGAGCTGACCGTGAACGAAAATCTCATCTTTTCCGGCAAGCTCTATAGCCTCCCCGACCGCGAATTGAAGCGGCGGCGGGATGACCTGATCGCGATCACGCATCTTGAACCGTATCTCGGCCGGCGGGCCGCTCTTCTTTCCGGCGGCTGGCGCCAGCGCCTTGCCATGGCCTGCGCGCTCATGCATCACCCCACGGTCCTCTTCCTTGATGAACCCACGGCCGGGATCGATCCGGTGGCGCGGCGCGAACTGTGGGACCTGCTCTTCGAATTCGCGGGTCAGGGAATGACGCTCTTCGTTACCACCCACTACATGGATGAGGCCGAGCGCTGCTCGCACGTCGGTTACATTTACAACTCAAGGCTGATCGTCTGCGGCGAGCCGGACGACTTGAAAAAGCTGCCGGAAGTCAGTCCGCCGGGCACGCGTCGTCTGGATGTGACCTGCGATCACGTAACCGTCGCTTTGCGCGCCATGCGGGGGGTGAAAGGCGTCCTGAATGCCACCGTCTTCGGCCAATCGATGCACCTGCTCGTGGACGAAACTGTTCGGCGCCAGGAGATCGACGACAAGTTGCGGAGCGTCGGGATCGCGAGTTCCGAAATCCATGAGATCGGGCCGTCGCTCGAGGATGTTTTCGTGACCCTCACCGCGAAGCACGCCGGCGAAAACCATCAGGAGAAAGCGGCGTGA
- the gndA gene encoding NADP-dependent phosphogluconate dehydrogenase, which produces MSTNQCDIGLIGLAVMGENLVLNMESKGFTVSVFNRTLEVTEKFAAGKAKGKNIHPSRTMEEFVGALKRPRKAMIMVKAGGPVDAVINQLVPLLEKGDVIIDGGNSLFTDTQRRSKDLEGRGIHFVGCGVSGGEEGALKGPSLMPGGPRESWEIIAPIFRKIAAQVDGEPCCRYMGPDGAGHYVKMVHNGIEYGDMQLICEAYAILKDVLGLGADELAEIFTEWNKGDLDSYLIEITSQIFRKIDPETGKPLVDVILDKAGQKGTGLWTLQSALSQSVVISTINAAVEARVISSRKDDRVTSSKILPQPKVPKFTGDRNQLVTAVRDALYASKIVSYAQGMELLGAASLGSHWDLNFGDIATIWRGGCIIRAKFLNRIKEAYERDPKLHNLLLDQYFTGIIQRTQDNWRVAVATAVTHGVAVPAFSASLGYFDSYRSARLPSNLLQAQRDFFGAHTYERTDRPGVFHTEWIESDKQPTEKAAAPKEPAKRHAGE; this is translated from the coding sequence ATGAGCACGAATCAATGCGATATCGGACTGATCGGCCTCGCAGTCATGGGCGAAAACCTCGTTCTCAACATGGAATCGAAGGGGTTTACGGTTTCGGTTTTCAATCGGACGCTGGAAGTGACCGAAAAGTTTGCGGCGGGCAAAGCGAAGGGGAAAAACATTCATCCGTCGCGCACCATGGAAGAATTCGTGGGAGCGCTCAAGCGTCCGCGCAAGGCGATGATCATGGTAAAAGCCGGCGGACCGGTGGACGCCGTCATTAATCAGCTCGTTCCCCTTCTCGAAAAAGGCGACGTAATTATCGACGGCGGAAACTCTCTTTTCACCGACACGCAACGGCGGAGCAAGGATTTGGAAGGGCGCGGAATTCATTTTGTCGGCTGCGGCGTCTCCGGCGGCGAGGAGGGCGCGCTGAAAGGGCCGTCGCTCATGCCGGGGGGCCCGCGCGAATCCTGGGAAATCATTGCGCCGATTTTCCGCAAGATCGCCGCGCAAGTGGACGGCGAACCGTGCTGCCGCTACATGGGCCCGGACGGCGCTGGCCATTACGTGAAAATGGTGCACAACGGCATCGAGTATGGCGACATGCAGTTGATCTGCGAGGCTTACGCAATCCTGAAAGACGTTCTGGGCCTGGGCGCGGATGAGCTGGCCGAGATTTTCACGGAATGGAACAAGGGTGACCTCGACAGCTATCTCATCGAGATCACGTCCCAGATTTTTCGGAAGATCGATCCGGAAACGGGCAAGCCGCTCGTCGACGTGATCCTCGACAAGGCCGGGCAAAAAGGGACCGGCCTGTGGACGCTGCAATCCGCTCTCAGTCAATCGGTGGTCATCTCCACGATTAACGCCGCCGTCGAAGCCCGGGTGATTTCGTCGCGAAAAGACGACCGGGTGACCTCCTCGAAAATCTTGCCGCAACCGAAAGTACCGAAGTTCACCGGGGACAGGAACCAACTAGTAACGGCGGTGCGCGATGCCCTTTACGCGTCGAAAATCGTTTCCTACGCCCAGGGAATGGAACTGCTCGGCGCCGCCAGCCTGGGTTCGCATTGGGACCTGAACTTCGGCGACATCGCCACCATCTGGCGAGGCGGATGCATCATTCGCGCGAAATTCCTTAACCGGATCAAGGAAGCGTACGAACGCGACCCGAAGCTGCACAATTTGCTCCTCGACCAATATTTTACAGGCATCATCCAGCGGACGCAGGACAACTGGCGGGTGGCCGTGGCGACCGCAGTCACGCACGGCGTCGCCGTCCCGGCCTTCAGCGCATCGCTGGGATATTTCGACAGCTATCGCTCGGCGCGTTTGCCCTCGAACCTGCTCCAGGCCCAGCGCGACTTTTTCGGAGCTCATACCTACGAACGGACCGACAGACCGGGCGTCTTTCACACCGAGTGGATCGAATCCGATAAACAGCCGACGGAGAAAGCCGCCGCGCCGAAGGAACCGGCCAAACGGCACGCGGGCGAATAG
- a CDS encoding kelch repeat-containing protein — protein MFPFPSAFRLERALRSPVCLTLFLGVGLILVAQPCHARSAGFETTGNLAQVRRAHTATLLSDGRVLVAGGDIADGFSGTIIDSAELYDPASRSWSATGSLINGRTSHTATLLPDGKVLLVGGRNTGGDLATAELYDPATGTWMPTGRLNTQRRSHAATLLPNGKVLVTGGLQGGSPGANYSALSSAELYDPATGTWTITGSLGAARGDHTSTLLASGKVLVVGGRPRFSGQDGNPRVTTVELYDPATGNWSSTGSLNFGRSGHTATLMPNGEVLAAAGFNDGDELSSAEIYNPTTGTWRTTANLARSRGGHTATLLPSKKVLIAGGFFDHQSGSVGTAELFDPTTETWMPTGGLVTTREEHTATLLPDGTVLIAGGSTRASTELYVNAVPTLLNLSTRMHVQTENYVLIAGFIIAGTAQKTVIVRGMGPSVPVPGALADPVIEVHGPSGELLGTNDNWKDAATRQQISDSGLAPGNDLESALWGTINPGAYTVVLSGKNGETGVGSVEIYDLDEPADSRLANISTRGYVENDDNVMIAGVIVGGGSSLGSANVLVRALGPSIPMNYTLADPTLELYDANGNVIAFNDDWKWRPDGSYQQEEISATRLTPYNEMESALVRRLPPANYTAIVRGKNNTAGLSLVEVYNLQ, from the coding sequence ATGTTCCCATTTCCATCTGCCTTCCGTTTGGAGCGCGCTCTCCGCTCGCCCGTCTGCCTCACCCTTTTTCTGGGTGTGGGGCTGATACTCGTCGCACAACCCTGCCACGCGCGATCGGCTGGGTTTGAAACCACGGGCAACCTCGCGCAGGTCCGGAGGGCTCACACGGCAACATTGCTGTCTGATGGAAGAGTACTCGTTGCCGGCGGTGACATCGCCGACGGCTTTTCCGGCACCATCATCGACAGCGCAGAATTGTACGATCCCGCGAGCCGAAGTTGGAGTGCGACCGGAAGTCTGATCAACGGTCGCACCAGTCACACCGCAACCCTGCTCCCAGACGGCAAGGTGTTGCTCGTCGGAGGTCGCAACACCGGGGGGGATTTGGCAACCGCCGAACTCTACGATCCGGCGACCGGGACCTGGATGCCGACTGGAAGACTGAACACTCAGCGCCGGTCCCACGCCGCGACCTTGCTACCTAATGGCAAGGTCCTGGTCACAGGAGGCCTTCAAGGCGGTTCCCCCGGCGCAAATTATAGCGCGCTCTCCAGCGCTGAGCTGTACGATCCAGCGACGGGAACCTGGACCATTACCGGAAGCCTCGGAGCCGCCCGCGGCGATCACACCTCGACCTTGCTTGCCAGCGGCAAAGTGCTCGTGGTTGGAGGCCGTCCCCGCTTTTCTGGACAAGATGGCAATCCTCGGGTCACCACGGTAGAGCTCTACGATCCGGCCACCGGGAACTGGTCTTCGACCGGCAGTCTCAACTTCGGCCGCTCAGGTCACACCGCCACGCTCATGCCCAATGGCGAGGTGCTGGCCGCCGCAGGTTTCAACGATGGCGACGAGCTTTCTAGCGCGGAGATTTACAATCCTACGACGGGAACATGGAGAACAACCGCCAATCTTGCCAGATCGCGCGGTGGCCACACCGCGACACTCCTGCCGAGCAAGAAGGTACTCATTGCTGGAGGCTTCTTTGATCACCAAAGCGGCTCTGTGGGGACAGCCGAATTATTCGACCCCACCACCGAGACTTGGATGCCGACGGGCGGCCTCGTCACCACACGCGAAGAGCATACGGCGACTTTACTGCCAGACGGCACGGTGCTCATCGCGGGAGGGAGCACACGTGCCAGCACGGAGCTTTATGTGAACGCCGTTCCGACGCTTCTGAACCTCTCAACCCGGATGCATGTTCAGACCGAAAATTATGTTCTGATCGCAGGTTTTATTATCGCTGGAACTGCGCAAAAGACGGTGATTGTTCGCGGGATGGGGCCGTCGGTGCCGGTGCCAGGAGCGCTCGCCGACCCGGTGATCGAAGTTCACGGTCCGTCAGGCGAATTACTCGGCACCAATGACAATTGGAAAGACGCCGCCACCAGGCAGCAGATCAGCGATAGTGGACTCGCCCCTGGCAATGATTTGGAATCCGCGCTCTGGGGAACCATCAACCCCGGGGCCTATACGGTAGTCCTTTCCGGCAAGAACGGCGAGACCGGCGTCGGTTCGGTCGAGATTTATGACCTCGACGAGCCTGCCGATTCGAGGCTGGCGAATATCAGCACGCGCGGCTATGTCGAGAATGACGACAACGTGATGATCGCCGGGGTGATCGTCGGCGGAGGGAGTTCGCTCGGCTCCGCGAACGTCCTCGTGCGCGCCCTTGGTCCATCAATCCCGATGAACTACACCCTGGCGGATCCGACCCTGGAGCTGTACGACGCGAATGGAAATGTGATCGCTTTCAATGACGACTGGAAGTGGCGGCCTGATGGCAGCTATCAGCAAGAAGAGATCTCCGCGACCCGCCTTACCCCATATAATGAAATGGAATCGGCCCTCGTCCGGAGACTTCCACCCGCCAACTACACCGCTATTGTCCGGGGAAAGAATAATACCGCCGGGCTGAGTTTGGTTGAGGTTTACAACCTGCAATAG
- a CDS encoding efflux RND transporter periplasmic adaptor subunit: MRFLFAIAVCAVALLAGCRRQSNAVSGTIEVDEVHVASRSAGRVEKIYAWEGDTLKAGAVIVQLEASEMQARRSLAAAQINTAQHDVEAQAAQLEFLKADAQRQQDLLKRNTVSPSEAERAVSAAKAQEKSLAAARARVEQAQAQLADMDAQIQEMKIVAPTESVLEILSVKVGDVLPENREVATLILPQYLWVRVYVPEPWLGLIKLGDSVQVRVDSYPGRDFSGTVEQINRKAEFTPRNVQTVEDRIKQVFGVKIRLDNKEDKLRAGMSADIFFPDVK; the protein is encoded by the coding sequence ATGCGTTTTCTCTTCGCCATTGCCGTTTGCGCAGTCGCTCTCCTGGCCGGTTGCCGCCGCCAGAGCAACGCGGTTTCCGGAACGATCGAAGTGGATGAAGTCCACGTCGCTTCCCGTTCCGCCGGCCGGGTAGAAAAGATTTACGCCTGGGAAGGCGATACCCTGAAAGCCGGGGCCGTCATCGTCCAACTTGAAGCGTCCGAAATGCAGGCGCGGCGCTCCCTCGCGGCGGCCCAGATCAACACCGCGCAGCACGACGTGGAGGCGCAGGCGGCGCAGTTGGAATTCCTCAAGGCCGACGCCCAGCGACAGCAGGACCTTTTGAAGCGCAATACCGTTTCGCCAAGCGAAGCCGAACGCGCCGTCAGCGCCGCCAAAGCCCAGGAAAAAAGTCTTGCCGCCGCTCGGGCCCGGGTCGAGCAGGCGCAGGCTCAGCTGGCCGACATGGACGCCCAAATCCAGGAAATGAAAATCGTCGCGCCGACGGAGTCGGTCCTGGAAATCCTCAGCGTAAAAGTGGGCGACGTTCTTCCGGAGAATCGCGAAGTCGCCACGCTCATTTTGCCGCAGTATCTCTGGGTTCGCGTTTATGTGCCGGAACCGTGGCTTGGCTTGATCAAGCTTGGCGACTCGGTTCAAGTGCGCGTCGATTCGTATCCGGGCCGCGATTTTTCCGGCACGGTCGAGCAGATCAATCGCAAGGCTGAATTCACCCCGCGCAACGTCCAGACCGTCGAAGATCGCATCAAGCAAGTCTTCGGCGTGAAAATCCGATTGGACAACAAAGAGGATAAACTGCGCGCCGGCATGTCCGCCGACATTTTTTTCCCGGATGTGAAATGA
- a CDS encoding DUF3052 domain-containing protein — MAGYSKTPLAQKLGIKAGTKVAALNAPAGYRKLLAPLPAGVSFVDKATAGAGFVHLFATERRVLENELTRLRGVLDDAGVLWVSWPKKASGVASDITEDIIREVCLPLGFVDIKVCAVDDTWSGLKLMIRRENRKA; from the coding sequence ATGGCTGGTTACTCGAAAACGCCACTCGCTCAAAAGCTTGGGATCAAGGCGGGAACGAAGGTCGCCGCGCTCAATGCTCCGGCCGGCTATCGCAAGCTGCTCGCTCCGTTGCCGGCGGGAGTTTCGTTTGTCGACAAAGCGACTGCGGGTGCGGGATTCGTTCATCTCTTCGCGACCGAGCGCCGCGTTTTGGAAAACGAACTCACGCGGCTCCGCGGAGTGCTCGATGACGCCGGTGTTCTCTGGGTTTCCTGGCCGAAGAAAGCGTCCGGCGTGGCCAGCGACATTACCGAGGACATCATTCGGGAAGTCTGTCTCCCGCTCGGATTCGTGGACATCAAAGTTTGCGCGGTCGATGACACCTGGTCCGGACTGAAGCTGATGATCCGGCGGGAGAACCGGAAAGCGTAG
- a CDS encoding ABC transporter permease, with product MKRAPFRGLNAILFKEFITVLRDPMTLFFMLFPPLVEMIAFGYALDNDVKHMPMAILNEDRTVESRQFLDRFVNTETFRIVGEVQNVEEMASEIRKGRATVGMQIPPHFTRDLRSGHPAQVQLLIDGSNSTTALQALNTALGIALTQSVEMMMRDTGRRTVPVEIRPQMLYNPTMRSPNFFVPGVIGIVLQIGTTFATAMAVVRERERGTLEQLLVSPLSRWGLMLGKLVPYLCIGMLMAILLFSIMRFLFAVPIAGNVVALLFATFVYCFALLSIGLFVGTKAENQMQALQMSMMFVLPSVFFSGFIFPRETMPWIFYALGSILPTTYFISLTRAIILRGAMFFEYWHSLAILSGMAVFLFCVCALRFRKKIG from the coding sequence ATGAAGCGCGCCCCTTTCCGCGGACTGAACGCGATCCTGTTCAAGGAGTTCATCACGGTCCTGCGCGACCCGATGACGCTCTTCTTCATGCTTTTTCCGCCGCTAGTCGAGATGATCGCCTTCGGTTACGCGCTCGATAACGACGTGAAACACATGCCGATGGCGATCCTGAATGAGGACCGCACCGTCGAGAGCCGGCAGTTTCTCGATCGTTTTGTGAACACGGAAACTTTCCGCATCGTCGGCGAAGTCCAGAACGTCGAGGAGATGGCGAGCGAAATCCGGAAGGGCCGCGCCACCGTCGGCATGCAGATTCCGCCGCACTTCACTCGCGACTTGCGGAGTGGACACCCGGCGCAGGTGCAATTGTTGATCGACGGCTCGAACTCGACGACGGCCCTGCAAGCGCTAAACACAGCGCTGGGCATTGCCCTCACTCAGTCCGTCGAAATGATGATGCGTGACACTGGCCGGCGCACGGTGCCGGTCGAGATTCGCCCCCAGATGCTCTACAACCCGACGATGCGGAGCCCGAACTTTTTCGTGCCGGGCGTGATCGGCATCGTTTTGCAAATCGGGACTACGTTTGCCACCGCCATGGCCGTGGTGCGGGAGCGCGAGCGTGGCACCCTCGAGCAACTGCTCGTTAGTCCATTGAGCCGCTGGGGCCTGATGCTGGGCAAACTCGTGCCCTATCTCTGCATCGGCATGCTCATGGCGATTTTGCTCTTCTCGATCATGCGTTTTCTTTTTGCCGTGCCGATCGCGGGCAATGTCGTCGCCCTGCTCTTCGCGACGTTCGTTTACTGTTTCGCTCTGCTCAGCATCGGCCTGTTCGTCGGCACCAAAGCCGAGAACCAGATGCAGGCGCTTCAGATGTCGATGATGTTCGTGTTGCCGAGTGTCTTCTTCTCCGGCTTCATCTTTCCCCGCGAAACGATGCCCTGGATCTTCTACGCGCTCGGCTCGATCCTGCCGACCACCTATTTCATCTCGCTCACTCGCGCCATCATTCTCCGCGGCGCGATGTTCTTCGAATACTGGCATTCCCTCGCCATCCTCTCCGGCATGGCGGTGTTCCTCTTCTGCGTCTGCGCTTTGAGGTTTCGAAAGAAGATCGGTTAG
- a CDS encoding DUF4412 domain-containing protein, with amino-acid sequence MKALVVSVALLAALTLSARGDFTIVQKVEGKEVKGKPQTNEITLKLKGDKIRMDATPQITMIVDGRTGDTITLLNDQKRIVRISGDKAKAIAEMAAKYGGTKAEKPKLVATGKKMTINGYEADEYTAEAKGFKARYWIAPTYPNSASIMKQLQANIPAAWNDLAKGMTDYRDLPGLPIRTEVTVGEENIVSTVVSVKTDPLADAEFLPPKDFQEVKIPNELSEKPAPAPPTKP; translated from the coding sequence ATGAAAGCTTTAGTCGTTTCTGTCGCCCTCCTCGCCGCGCTCACTCTTTCGGCGCGCGGCGATTTCACGATCGTCCAAAAGGTGGAGGGAAAAGAGGTGAAAGGGAAGCCGCAAACGAACGAGATCACGCTCAAGCTCAAGGGTGACAAGATCCGGATGGATGCGACGCCCCAAATCACCATGATCGTGGACGGCCGGACGGGCGATACCATAACGTTGCTAAACGACCAGAAGAGAATCGTCCGCATCTCAGGCGACAAAGCGAAGGCGATTGCTGAAATGGCCGCAAAATACGGAGGCACCAAGGCCGAGAAACCGAAACTTGTGGCTACTGGGAAAAAGATGACCATCAACGGCTACGAAGCCGACGAATACACGGCCGAAGCGAAAGGATTCAAAGCACGGTATTGGATCGCCCCGACCTATCCAAATTCGGCTTCGATCATGAAGCAATTGCAGGCCAACATTCCGGCAGCCTGGAACGATCTCGCCAAGGGAATGACCGACTATCGTGATCTGCCCGGCCTTCCCATCCGCACGGAGGTCACGGTTGGCGAAGAAAATATCGTGAGCACGGTGGTGTCGGTGAAAACCGATCCCCTGGCGGACGCCGAGTTTCTGCCGCCGAAGGATTTTCAGGAAGTAAAGATTCCGAACGAATTGTCCGAGAAACCCGCTCCCGCTCCTCCAACCAAGCCGTAA
- the pgsA gene encoding CDP-diacylglycerol--glycerol-3-phosphate 3-phosphatidyltransferase, with amino-acid sequence MNWANRLTVSRLVLTVLFVAMLNCEWEYARTTAFIIFLIAGVTDFVDGEIARRYRIVTNFGKLMDPLVDKIMMAAAFISLVPIKGAIPAWAATTVVGREFLITGLRLMASARGQVLPAERLGKHKTSWQIITVIFFLGLLSAAELHYGDANSGWLRSAWDRGGPVLVWITVILTLYSGLRYAWRHRDVIAPDQ; translated from the coding sequence ATGAACTGGGCTAACCGTCTCACCGTCAGCCGCCTCGTTTTGACGGTGCTCTTCGTTGCCATGTTAAACTGCGAATGGGAGTACGCGCGCACCACCGCGTTCATCATTTTTCTCATCGCGGGCGTTACGGATTTTGTCGACGGCGAGATCGCCCGCCGTTATCGCATCGTAACCAACTTCGGCAAGCTGATGGATCCGCTCGTGGACAAGATCATGATGGCGGCCGCGTTCATTTCTCTGGTGCCAATTAAGGGGGCGATCCCAGCCTGGGCGGCAACGACCGTCGTGGGGCGCGAATTCCTCATTACTGGACTCCGGCTAATGGCGAGCGCTCGAGGACAGGTGTTGCCGGCCGAGCGGCTTGGGAAACACAAGACCTCCTGGCAAATCATTACCGTGATTTTCTTTCTCGGGTTGCTCTCCGCGGCGGAGTTGCACTACGGCGATGCTAACAGTGGCTGGTTGCGCTCGGCGTGGGATCGGGGCGGTCCTGTTTTAGTGTGGATCACCGTGATACTTACCCTCTATTCGGGGCTGCGCTATGCCTGGCGTCATCGTGATGTGATCGCGCCGGACCAGTAG
- a CDS encoding VOC family protein has translation MSTRLFDHIDLRVKNREAAQRFYSQILPAIGFRVDKSGSQWGLFEGEGEIAVDFFGFTEEADHRPNGNRIAFWAPSREAVDKAAEAVRRAGARNIEGPELCVEYSPGYYAVFFEDPDGNKLEVCHRASATVAE, from the coding sequence ATGAGCACGCGCCTTTTCGATCACATTGATCTTCGAGTGAAAAACCGGGAGGCGGCCCAGCGTTTTTATTCGCAAATCCTGCCGGCGATTGGTTTCCGCGTGGACAAGAGCGGCTCCCAATGGGGCTTGTTCGAAGGAGAAGGCGAAATCGCGGTCGACTTCTTTGGGTTCACCGAGGAGGCCGACCATCGACCGAACGGAAACAGGATCGCGTTCTGGGCGCCAAGTCGCGAGGCCGTGGACAAGGCGGCGGAGGCGGTTCGCCGGGCCGGGGCCAGGAATATAGAAGGACCGGAGCTTTGCGTCGAATACAGTCCCGGTTACTACGCGGTTTTCTTCGAAGACCCCGATGGCAACAAGCTCGAGGTCTGCCATCGTGCGAGCGCCACGGTCGCCGAGTAA
- a CDS encoding molybdenum cofactor biosynthesis protein MoaE, translated as MAISVCEVSLTESALDLPEREDDPGAGAVVVFWGAVRSREGDREIAGIDYEAHREMAEHQMRRVAKNAAAKFGLREVVLRHRVGFVAAGEPSVVVRVTSGHRGAAFGASQWIMDELKRVVPIWKRPVFKEEISPIHA; from the coding sequence ATGGCAATTTCCGTTTGCGAAGTTTCACTCACCGAGTCCGCTCTCGATTTACCCGAGCGGGAAGACGATCCCGGCGCCGGCGCCGTAGTGGTTTTCTGGGGCGCGGTGCGCTCCAGGGAAGGGGACCGGGAAATAGCCGGAATCGATTACGAAGCGCATCGCGAGATGGCGGAGCACCAAATGCGGAGGGTGGCGAAAAATGCCGCCGCGAAATTCGGCTTGCGTGAGGTTGTGCTTCGGCACCGTGTCGGGTTCGTCGCGGCGGGCGAACCGTCGGTAGTGGTTCGCGTGACCAGCGGACATCGCGGCGCGGCCTTTGGCGCCAGCCAATGGATCATGGACGAACTGAAACGCGTGGTGCCGATCTGGAAACGCCCGGTGTTCAAGGAAGAGATCTCGCCGATCCACGCATGA